catctacatagatggtgattgttggttttgatcgctcgacttggtcaggttggtcgggcaggtcgatttggtcggcaaagCACCGCTGCATGCAtcgttgataggtggcgctagTGTTCTTCAGATCGAAAGGCATTGTTACgtaacagtatgaaccatacggagtgatgaatgaagtcatgacctggttggactctttcatcgtgatctggtggtagccagagtaggcatctagaaatgagaggattttgcatcctgagatggagtcgattatctggtctatgcatggcaatgGAAAATGGTCCTCTgcacatgccttgttgaggccagtataatcgacacacattctctatttcctagtctttttttaacaagaacaggattggctagccagtcggagtggtatacctctttgatgaatctgactgccaggagtttggcgatctcgtcacctatggccctacgcctctcgttgtcaaagcgacgtaggcattgcatggagggctttgagcctaggacgaggcgtagtgcatgctcagcgacctctcttggtatgcccagcatgttagaaggtttccaCGTGAAGACATCACAATTGGTGCATAGGCAGTCAGCAAGCTCGCTCTCCTATTTGGCCAAGAGCTTAgtcccgatccgcaccgtcttgATCAGGTCAAcagggtcgatccccaccgccttggtttcctccatCGGGTGGAAGGCACTCAAGGAGGTTGGCTCGTTGTAGTATGGGACTGCTGGAGTCAATGAATTCCCGAGCTCTAGGAGCTTGGTGGAGTTGCTGATGACCgtggtgagctcgtaatgctcacggtcgcacgtgtaggcatgcgaaaagctactacccacagtgatgacgtcgttcggctctggcatcttcaacttgaggtaggtgtagatggggatcgccatgaacttggcgtaacaTGGCCATCCCAAGatgacatggtaggaccctagaaagtccacgaccttgaaggtaaggacctccgagcggaagttggctcggtcaccaaacatgacgggtaggtcgatctgcccgagtggatACGCCTATGTCCCCGggatcacaccatggaagggagagctcactgggtggaGCTCTGACTAGGGGATGCCATGGCATCAAGAGTgttgatgtagaggatgttgaggtcgctgcctccgtccatcagcacctaggtgaggcgcttcttgcggacaatggggtcgatgaCGAGTGGGTAGCGACCTGGTTgggcgacgtgggaaggatggttcctctgatcaaaagtgatcagggagtccgaccagctaaggaaagaggggacggcCGACTCGGcgatgcatgcctctctataacgttccttgtgctggtgcttggagtggatggcgtcggatcccccaaagatcatgaggcattctttgtgctcgaggaaGCCATCATCATCCTTGCCTGTCGGTCCTCCTTTCCTGGccgcctcctccttgcctttcccttccttcgGCTTGCCGAAGTGCtgcagaaagcgcttgaggagctcatagtctttgtagaggtgcttgatggagtaggcgtggttggtgcatgaactctccatgagcttgtcaaagtggtcgggctggccctgctggggctgcttgcccgcacgaTCAGCTACAACGACCAAAGCTAGGTTGGCCGATCGgtgctgatccttcttgttcttcttgcccctttgtgtgAAGGGGCCTTCgccttggtcctcgtgcttggccttgcccctgtcTCAGCCGCCGTTAAAGACCGCTTCGACTacctcctcgctggaggcatggtttgtgacgacatcgagcaggtcgcgggtggtatggggcttcagacagtcgagcttgtggatcaaggactcacaagTTGTCCCAAAGAGGAACGCTGATGATGTCTGCGTCAacaacatcaggaagggagttacaCCGCTTTGAGAACCAGCggatgtaatcctgtagggactcgttgggctactgctggcagctcttaaggtcctaggaattcccaagacggacatatgtcccctggaaatttctgATGAAGACCTTGAGATCTGCCCAATCGCGGATACTATCGGGCAGGAGGAATTCGCGCCTTGCTCAAACGtgctcccccacgtagatggggagatactgaatgattaAGTGGTCATCATTCACTCCTCTGGCTCGGCAGGCGAGTCGGAAATCTTCGAGCCATCAGGCGAGttagaaatctttgagccatataccgggtTTTGTCTCCCCGATGTATCCAgcaatgttggtgggtggtcggaagtgctatgggaacggcgctctctggatgcaACGACCAAAGGCACGTGGTCCCGGGCTGTCTAAGCTGGGACTTCGATCGTTCGGTCAATGACCATGCCTTAGGTGCGTGTCCCCGCACTCCTCGATGATCAGGACGGGGATTGTAACGCCTGCTCTCTCCGCCATTCGGTAGGCGTCATCATCGTGCTGGGCATGGTGTTGATTGTTGATGATCCTACAAGCGTCATGGTTCAGCCAGAGATGTTCGTGCATAGGTGGTCAGTGTGGAGCGGGCATTGGGTCGGGCTGTGGTGTAGCcgtggttagaagaaagtggagcttggaccggcacaatatagtagcaaggaataacaaaattcacaactgaatagcaaagctgaataagtatcccaagtacttgtcttagttgctggcctactcacattccaagtaccagatatatcaagtgatgtgaacagcaagaatatgattaggaacaaggtagaaatcagcacacgcaaacacagctcaaatggcgctctctatgtgctcctctatatattgttccacttttgccccctctcttttttctctatttttaggctgtcgttgttttttggggattctttgaccttttttatttttttgatattttttcttcacttaggagtatAAAAGAAGTAacaacagaaaatatgagcttaaacaagtgaaagacgtggcctgtggaaaatttagaagacgtgctcaaaatcgacaaagaccttgtgaccacgaaaagaggatcttgtgaccacgaaaatatgcgcgcaaaattggtcatgacagtaaggatttgatggaaacagtgaagacaagtgtaacaaataagatggcgtaGACTagagtttgatggatacaaaggaaactcaacaagacttgaagatgttcacggattatgatgaaaaacaaagggaaaaacataaactggactaaaaacgatctaaaaccagcaaccagaacttgacctagggcacaaactcaacaacgcgaaatagAGACAAAATTacatggcacaatgaggctataggacagggaatatgtgacaatgtatattttttggctttttatagactataggtaatgcaaaaacagtaacagtctaaagggaaaaacaaagttatacctaactggcaacaagggctctgatatcacttgatgtagacaaggcccgatctttcgaaaagtatgatagcgttgattggtggagactcgacgttcacgatctaggcttcgaaccaagactgatttggacccccgcaaccgttacaccactgctccgttggttatcaaccacgcgaacacgattgacctcaccgagaagactTTCCTTctagcgaatcgagaacacaagcaagaacgggataaacgcaatctgaaattacaaataaatatgaggcttatgataacgagaaagagttcaagtctttattcgaaaggactaatcgatacatgcgaacaagatcaagaactggggtcctagttcacagcaagcggccttggcggcgatagttgtagcaaaatgatgtctgtttcacgaggaaatcaagaactaaacaaaacacaaaccctaagaaaaacgacggctggtatttattaagtcttggacgtcaccccctggacgcgccccctaatgggcccaaacacgatacactgtccaacggaccaaaagacggtgtcacagcaccctgacagattatgtacgctaacttgtttcgacgattcccgttgattccgaagggcttttgacgtgaaaccaattgggttggcttccttatccaattagctttacatccatatgtggatcatcgaaaacggagtccagatacgtcctgggtgaccagtttaaggcagactggtcctggagaccgaggcagactcgaacttgatttgctttgggcctccaccttagggactcgaaccgaattagcctcggacctccttcttaacttggacacctttgctggcctcctacccctccatactatgtgccaaacatgatcatatgcatgggtgtcatgtcctcgtcACTAAAGAAACATAATCGGTATTGCGAAAGTGGAAAAGTCATACAAGAAAATTTTAAAACGTCAGTTAAGGTTTTCAAATTAATTTAGAAAGCAACTAACAAGTAGCTAACAAGAAACAAGGTGAAACAAGATACTGCAGATAAAAACCTCCAGGAAGCAACTAACAAGTAACAAGGTGAAACATGATGAAACACCTACTAATAAATAAAGACGTCCGTTAACATTTTCCTAAAAGTGGACCAGTCATCGCTGCCATGGATGAGAATGGAAGCGTTTGTAAATTGAAGGATGACAAGATGGGACAACTTAACAAGTTAGAACTGAATTAGGCATGGATTAGCGTTACCGGATCCGTTCCGATTCAGAAACAGATAAGCAGACGAGCAATAAAAACATGCGGCAACCGGGGATAGGATAACGCTACTGGCTAGTACTCCTAAAAGGTCTAGCTATTTATTCTCGTGCTAATCACTTATTCCTTGCTCCAGAAATAAAAACGATCCATGGAGTAACACTGAATAATACAGTACGCTACACATCTTTCCCTGCTAGGCTGCTACTACCTTGCTCTGCCGAGTCCTTCTTGTCCTCTGTTTCTTTCCTCGTCCTCTGTCTCTTCTCCCGGAGAAACTCTGCAAGAATCCGGAGAGCCAAGTCAATGTCCTCGCTCCGCAGCAGCATCTCGGAGACCTCGGAGAAGCAATAAAGTGCAAAGTCAAATAGAAATCGAATTTTGAACAAACCTGTACCTATGGGCGTATCTCGACGGATCTGGGCGAGAGCGGTAGGGAGAAGGTTTTAGGCCAGGAGATTAAAAACAAGGAGATTCAGGCGGCCGGAGCGACTGTACGGCGGCGCGGCGCCTTCGCTCCATCGCCGGCGCGCCGCCCTGGGCTGATGCTGCGAGCTGGAGGTGGCTGCTACAGCGTGCCGGCGAGCTGGAGGCGACCAACGCGGCGTCGGAGCCGGCGACGGCGATGGGGACCCGGCTTCCTCAATGGGAACCTGTAGGTGAGAAAGGAAATAAAAAACAATTGGGGAGAGGAGAGGATAAGACCTGCCCAGGTCACACCGCTGCGCTCAGCCCCCAATAAATGGGGCCCGCTGCTGTCCGGCCGCCGCTGTCCACAGGTGGGCTTCCCAGAAGCTTCGCGCGAGGGAGCGCCTGGAGCCGCCCGTTGCCTCTGCCGTTCGCATGTGAGCGTGAGAGGGGCCGTGTTGATCGCTGAAGGGAAAAGGAACAGGGCGTGTCATTTGTCCTGCTTGTGACCGAGTCCCTTCCATTCCTTCCCCCTCCCTGGTTCTATTCCCCCTTTTTGCTCCTTCTTGATAGAACCCTAAGAGAAAAGCaagctctcctctcctcccccttACTCCCAAGCATTTGTGCTCCAATCAAGTGAGAGATCGAGCTCTAGTGTTATCTTGAGAGCTTCAAGAGCATCTCATCCCTCACCTCTCTTTCTCTAAGCTTAATGCtcattcttgagaggatttggGGAAAACCTAGTGTGTGCATTTATGATTGTATAtttggtggcactaggtgattcttgtgattgtggattttTTTAtcactcttggtgattgccgtcACCTTAACGGTTGGTGATTTGTTGATAGGTGAGGGGATTTGGTGATTGTGTCCACCCCCAATCAAGGATATATTTGTGAGGGGATTGGGCTTATTCCTTGGCGTAGCGCCAAAAGTTACCCTAGTAAATTACtggtgtcattgagttacctcacttgtgggtagattaTTGCGGCGCCCATTTATTGGGCTATGTTTAtgaaacacctattagccgccgaactaccaagtgttggtcgacacaacagggactagcgtgccagcaagcacgtgaaccccgggagaaaaatcttgtgtctattgtgattggaattctcccggtgattcacttggtattcatattgtgattggttcatctctcttccatggcggtataatcaccctactcactctcttgtatttacattgatatatagttgtgtagcaagctctttagtgtagttagtttgagagcttgcttgttagTAGTGTAGCTCATttagtgaagctctttagtgtagcgtGATTGAGTGCTTTTAGTGAGTAGCGACTTAGCCATTGTTTGATCtagatattataattaactagaattgttaggataggtggcttgcaaccctttgtAGAGTTAGAGCAAAAAGCTATATTATTTTGTAGaagtttttattaggctattcatccgTCCTCtatccatttaggacctttcaacttgcAACCCCTCTTGAGCCGCCAGCGCAAGGAGGACACGGACTAACTCCATGCGCCCCATGGGGGCGAAGGCGTCGTCGtggtcgaccccctcctgctggaCGAAGCCACATGCTACCagccgcgccttgtgcttgatcatCGCACTCAGctcgtccttcttgagcttgaacaCCCACTTCAAGGTGATGGGGCGGTGGCCTTTAGGCAGTGGCACTAGCTCCATCACCACCCGCCATGTCGGATCACCCAGCACCTCAGCATAAGTGATCGCTCACCAGCATGCGTCAGATGTAGCTAGGTGAAGAACCTCTTGAGTTGGTCTAGTAGAGACTGCTCTCCGTGGATGTCCGCCAACATGCGGTACCGGAGGGGCTCATCGTCGTAGTAGGCGTCCAGGCGGTCTTCATCATCCTCCAGCGACGTCGCGTACTTGACCTCCGGCTGCCCTACGTGCGCTGGTGTTGCAGCGGGCGAGGTAGAAGATGCCGAGGAGGTTGGCTGGTGCACCGAAGAGGTCGGCTGCGGTGCTAGAGAGGTAGGCTGCGGTGTTGGAGAGGTCGGAGGTTACTGCTGATGAGCTCCTAACCGCCACCGATGGACTATCGACCACCACCGATGGGCTATTGACTACCGCTAATGAGCTTCTGAGCCCCCCGGATATGGTGATGGCAAATACGGTGGAGATGGTGAAGAGGTTGGCACCGGTGATGAAGACCCAGACATCGATGAGGATGCACCTTGTGCTCCCTCAGCACCTCCTGCCCACGCATACTCGACGGTGAAGTCACGGAGCGCGGCTGCCGACCCgttgtccaccgccttgtcccatgcCCAGCCATGTCCCTCATCGAACATGATGTCACGCGCGATGCGCACACGCCATGTCGCTGGGTTGATCACGCGGTAGGCTTTAGCCCCCTCTGCATAGCCGATGAAGACCCCTAGCGAGTTGCGATCGTCAAGCTTGCCGACGTGGTTTAGCTTCTTGATGAAGATGAGGCAGCTGAAGACACCTAGGTAGCTGACCACTGGCTTGCGCCCATGCTAGGCCTCATAAGGCGTCTTGCCATTAAGTGCACTAGTCGGCGAGTGGTTGAGCAAGTGTATGATGGTCATCATGGCCTCCCCCAGTAGGCCGCCGGCATACCATGCTGCTTGAGGAGAGCGTGTGTCGCTGCCACCATCATCTGATTACAGCACTcgaccacgccattctgctgcaGTGAGTAGTGCACAGAGTAGTGACGCTAAATCCTCTCATTGGTGCAGTACGCCGTGAACTCAGCAACCATGAACTCATCGCCATTGTCTGTGCGGAGCACCCAGAGCTTGCGGTCGCACTCCTTCTCTATAGCTGCCGCCTTGGAATTTAGCAGCATGGCCCACATATAGCGAGTGGCGTTGTTGACGAGCAGTAGGAAGTAGCACCGACCTCCAGGAGTGGCCGATGACACTGGACCGCAGAGGTCACTGTGCACCAGCTCGAGCTGCTTGGTGGCGCGGTAGGAGGCTTGATGTGGGAAGGGCCGGTGCTTCAGCTTGGTCACCACATAGGTGTCGTAGAGTTGCTCGACATGGTCGACACAAAGGCATGCCGTGGACCATCTCCTCCTTCCCGAGCTACTTCAAGGCCTCGAAGTGAAAATGCTCGAAGCGCTCGTGCCAGCGCCACGCCTCATCATCCCGGTACGCGGCAAGGCAAAGGGGGTGCGCCACCTACACATGAAGCACTTAAAGGCGGTTGCTTCCCCggttcaccttggcgagaagacgGCGGCTTCTATCCTAGATGCGCAGCACGCCGTCCTTAATCTCCACCCACGAGCCATTCTCATCCAGCTGCCCGACGCTGATGATGAGTTCCTCAATGCCGAGATATAGTACACActggtgtaacacctctggtgttacgagcttgcttagcacctatgTTAAGGTCAACGAAAAAtaatttataaacaaaaataaaatataacttgtgtgtagtacttaagtaaagatgatgagcaagtagtgtagttgaaaatgcaactttaatttttgaaaacaaatgttgttaaccagtgttttgggagctcaaacatcaaatccaaaaaaaattaaactAGAACTTTCCGTTGAATCGACAAGAAATTAAACTTAGGTTACGAACGTCATTTTttatgaattatattgagcaaaatagttacaaggtgcttaaatgttttgctcctatgggtaaGTATGTAGTATGGGCTATTGAGTGAAATACTCATTGGTTGGaattaataaggtttagacataTTAAAAATTGCAACAAAAGTGCTAATGGATGTTAGTGCAAGCTGAGCTCTAGACCTTCTAAGACTAGAAGGAAGAAGACAATGTCATCTTGGCGTTTATGTTTTAACTAAAATACTTA
Above is a genomic segment from Miscanthus floridulus cultivar M001 chromosome 3, ASM1932011v1, whole genome shotgun sequence containing:
- the LOC136543183 gene encoding uncharacterized protein, which translates into the protein MFGDRANFRSEVLTFKVVDFLGSYHVILGWPCYAKFMAIPIYTYLKLKMPEPNDVITVGSSFSHAYTCDREHYELTTVISNSTKLLELGNSLTPAVPYYNEPTSLSAFHPMEETKAVGIDPVDLIKTVRIGTKLLAK